A section of the Deinococcus taeanensis genome encodes:
- a CDS encoding tetratricopeptide repeat protein, whose protein sequence is MIDVATTWQQVCEALAGGDYDLAFGVMDAATREARTPERARLALLLGSMHALYGDAATTELGTCLREARTLHPALRDTPLYQALSAELDARTRGPDAAPPPQTAREAQDPLARFHALCALTLAEQPQAALEIALPSTDLPLHLRWRLRSWEADAHEQLGQSAEAASLYAEAAHLTSGLNRAVMLQEQAALLLQLGQPDAAKNALDQARPLYAARPGPQDAEEQGLNLATWHYLRAQALLNLGQPEGAHDMIREAARLEAQHGDPSYGVALVLGQVLTHLGQSEQALAAFEQALALATDGDRPYANHELGVALLDLDRPLEAREKLEAVLNEAEYPYLPEVLADVAECDYRLGRLQEAQLEAEQALAQGAVIPASLVLGSVALDYFQMDEALEHYERVIREAAPDSRDWITAHQMAADVMAQQGFPNPAAAYAHAQQALAHTPESDDWYVTLQEHLRKAEALLEQQGGTGGRMLN, encoded by the coding sequence ATGATTGACGTGGCCACCACCTGGCAGCAAGTGTGCGAGGCGCTCGCCGGAGGCGACTACGACCTGGCGTTCGGCGTGATGGACGCCGCCACGCGCGAAGCCCGCACCCCTGAACGAGCCCGCCTGGCCCTGCTGCTGGGCAGCATGCACGCCCTGTACGGCGACGCCGCCACCACCGAACTGGGCACCTGTCTGCGCGAGGCCCGCACCCTCCATCCCGCCCTGCGCGACACCCCGCTCTATCAGGCGCTGAGCGCTGAACTCGACGCCCGCACCCGCGGCCCCGACGCCGCCCCCCCGCCACAGACCGCCCGGGAGGCCCAGGACCCCCTGGCGCGCTTTCACGCCCTGTGCGCCCTGACCCTCGCGGAGCAGCCCCAGGCGGCCCTGGAGATTGCTCTGCCCAGCACGGACCTGCCGCTGCACCTGCGCTGGCGCCTGCGTTCCTGGGAGGCCGACGCGCATGAACAGCTGGGCCAGAGCGCCGAGGCCGCCAGCCTGTACGCTGAAGCGGCGCACCTGACGAGCGGACTGAACCGCGCCGTGATGCTCCAGGAACAGGCGGCGCTGCTGCTGCAGCTGGGCCAGCCGGACGCCGCGAAGAACGCCCTGGACCAGGCGCGGCCCCTGTACGCCGCGCGCCCCGGCCCGCAGGACGCCGAGGAACAGGGCCTGAACCTCGCCACCTGGCACTACCTGCGCGCTCAGGCGCTGCTGAACCTCGGCCAGCCCGAAGGCGCGCACGACATGATCCGCGAGGCCGCGCGGCTCGAAGCGCAGCACGGTGACCCCAGTTACGGCGTGGCCCTGGTGCTCGGGCAGGTCCTGACGCACCTGGGACAATCCGAGCAGGCCCTGGCGGCCTTCGAGCAGGCGCTTGCCCTGGCCACCGACGGCGACCGGCCGTACGCCAATCACGAACTGGGCGTGGCCCTGCTGGACCTCGACCGGCCCCTGGAAGCCCGCGAGAAACTCGAGGCGGTCCTGAATGAAGCGGAGTACCCCTACCTGCCGGAAGTCCTGGCCGACGTCGCCGAATGCGACTACCGACTGGGCCGCCTGCAGGAAGCGCAGCTGGAGGCCGAGCAGGCGCTCGCGCAGGGCGCCGTGATTCCCGCCAGTCTGGTGCTGGGCAGCGTCGCGCTCGATTACTTCCAGATGGATGAGGCGCTGGAGCACTATGAACGCGTGATCCGCGAAGCGGCGCCCGACAGCCGCGACTGGATCACGGCCCACCAGATGGCCGCAGACGTGATGGCCCAGCAGGGTTTCCCGAACCCCGCCGCGGCGTACGCGCACGC